aagaatattaaatttaaaagattgcattagcaaaaaatgaaataaaagataaaaataaaccaacaaatgaaaaaaatccaaaacaaaattgtgttagaaaagaaaaataacaaagaaaataaaagccctatgattaaaaaaatattgttagaATCcaaaataagattattattattgtttttgttattttatgtaaaatattacaaccaaaagaaaaataaagccCTAACAACTTCAGTACATTGGAAATAAAgcttaaaaaatacatataaaaaaaatctgaatGGCCGATTGAATCTTAATTTGATTGGTATCGACATTGTTACTAGGGCAAAAGGACGTGGGTTTGAGTGTGctgaaatgtattattttactatttaaggaTAATtctagatattgtataaaaaaacagATATGATAAGAACGTATATATAtctcttttctttaaaaaaaaatggtccgaaaatggatgccaatcaaaattctatttaaatgAAAGGCGTTTGTTGTTGTACCATCGAATCGGTTGACCAAAATGAAGTTgctttgaaaagaaaatcaaaagtggAGAAACGTGAGTGAAAAATACGCAATTAGGATGGAGTCTAAGGGCCTGAAACCAGAGGTATATggcccatgctttaatttgtgGGAATTAAGAACCCAATTCTTAATGGTTTGGGCTCAAGGGACCCAATCATAAAAGTTTTCTTTTGCAAATATCCAATTAAAACTATTAACTTTTTAATCGTCTCTATCGCGTGGTTTGCTTAGCATCCAATTGCACATATGAAGTTCCTTTTGATCCTCATCATGTCCCCATCAAAAACTAGTAACAACTTCGTCTATTTTATCAGTGATCGATCCAAGTGCTTTAACGCATGACAAGACATCATAAGGGAATGGATGCTCAAGCCCATCTATTAAACAGTAGCTTTTAGTACGTTTTTATTCGCATATAACTCTCCACAAACAATCACTCCTGTGGGGTGATCCGCGGGTGATCTTCCATAAATTTTGTCGGAGTCATTTTAAAGACCACCTGCTACACACTCTCTCATACAACCTTAAGTAATTCCAATAATGAGAATGTCATAGTAGGATTACACAATACATCATGACAACAATTGAACTGTAACAGTTTAGTCATCTGACCAGCACACACAACCTTATAGGACACTATATTGACGGCTATGTGGCACTACAGGACAAGACGTGACCCCCTATATAAGCCTGAGTGCACGAGGGACCAAGAATCGACTCCTACTTTGAAAACCCTACATAGCAACCCGAGCATTCTCCCCTTCTCTTACTCTTCCGCCTCTTCTCTCTCTATACTCTGACTCTTCACCAGTCACAAGTAACCAACACTCCTTTCCATTATTCTCTTCTCTTTATTGATTACTAgcaacaatattaataatttaaaaaataacttactTTATTAATAATGAAATGTCATAATCATAAACCTTCAAAGTTAAATATAAATCCTATAAAAAAAAGTACTCCATTCCATAGGCTACCGCCCTTCAACATCGATCCATCCATGTGTTCACCAAGGTGCTTTTTCACAATAATACAATAGAAATAATAGGCTAAGTTATTGGAATTATTAGCCTAATCTTATCCATAATTAGTAAACCTtccattattaaattatagtccaatttatatataatctatacaaattttttaagcccttttaaaaagtactaattaaaaataattaaaatactttctttttttcaattgttATCTTCTTTATCATCATTGCAAGGCATTTaccaatattttctttcaacacactaaaaactaaaattatattttccaaaGATATGAATATACGGATATgttaaagtttttataatttaaattattaaaactaattcaatcaaaacattatacaataaaatatataaacatggcatgaatacataaattttcattctatttaaaaaaacaaaaaaaaaaagaattatattatgCGCAAGAGTTAGAACCGAGTTGACATTTTTTGGGTACATGTTTCACAATTTTAAGCAAACAAAGGGTGAGGTGTTACGGCTAGCTAAACGAGATGCCCATGACAATAGCCTTCTTTGCCCACTCTTTAGCCTCTTTTTACACTTACCTATCCACTACTTCTAATCTCACCACTTAGAAGTGTCTTGATATCAATTAAATGCTAGATTCCTTAAAAAATGTTGGTCcacttttttttcctctttatttaACAAATTGCCAAAGTGGTGGATCCCTCATGACCAATTTCTAATATAGTCCAAGCCTTTCTAGTAATGGTGCACTTAGAAATGCATTGAAACTCATGGGAGTTTACTTCACAGAAAATTGTATTAAGGACCTTGAAGTTTGCACTCGTTAATCTTTTTTCATCATTGGTCCAAGTCACTTTAGGTTCAGGAGTTCTCACACCAACTACATTAGTTGTTGGTGGTTCTCGACCAGTCAAAATTTAGCACCAAGCTTTTTCATCTATGAACTAGATAATAGCCATCATCCTTGTATTTTAGTAGGCATAATTCAAGTCATCCAACACAGAGGTCTTGAGATTAATGTTCCACCCACCTTAACAATAAATCAATGATAGGATCTCCAATTATTGAGTTTAGAATTGATACCAATTGTGAATTCgttaaattttccttttagatTCGTGTTCAGTTGCTACTGGACTAACTTactaacaattataaaataaaagatggatACAAAAGTTTAGGTACGCAATTTGGAAACATTTTACGCTTATTGGACTTTGCCTAAAGGGTAATCCATCATAAATCTCGTTGCACAAGACATGATTACCAAGTTGCAACTTCACTTCTATACTCAATCTAGACCAGTCTCTTACTAAGATTTCCCCcttaaaaacttaattgtaaactgaacaacaagaaaaaaattacttacAATAGTTTTGCACTGAAATAAGTTCCTCACACAAACAAGATAAATGATCTCCCCTAATCTCTTACGTAAACTATTACAAGTTTTCACTTGAATAGACATTTAATGACttacaaaaatataatcaatatGGATCTCTGTCTTCTCAAAAAATAACCTTCAATTATGTCTTCAATATGGAATGAAATCACCTAAATATTCTCATGATAATCTTCCTTGCAAATCAAGCCTCTTTAATTTCGTTGAAATTCTTCATAATGTCTTGACTTGATTTACCCACCTCATATGTTATTACAAGGTCCATTAGTTTTGATTAAAACATTGACGTACCAAatgcattttaaatttataactagAGTTACACGTGGTCTGTAATAACTAGCACTAATATAACCATCAGAAAATAACTAGGAGTACGGGAAGGATTGTTTCCATGTAACAGAACTTCAAATTTCAAGTTGTAATCATGGAAATGGATATTTAGACCTATTTGCCAGGAATTAGTGGGAATTAGTTGACTTTGAAAAAGgggggaaaaaagaagaagcatatGCTGTTATTAGAGTGAAATGTTAGTCGGCTCCTAGTGGACGAATTAGGacgatattaaaaaatatataagttcaatgatttttttgaaatcagTAAAAGTAaggtataaaatgtaaattaaaaaaaaattaaagggtgtGAGTTATCTAAAACACCTACaactatataattttttttttgtgaaaagaaacaaaatagttaaattacattatattaaattgactAAAAACATCATTTGCTTTATTAGAGTAAAGGGTTACTAGAATCTTCTCAGGAAGATCATCGAACACTTGAGACCGTCTTTCTAGTCCGAAGTCATTTTAACTATACAGTCAGTAGCTTAATTATCCTCCCTTGAGACGTGTCATAAATGTCAGTGCTCAACATGTGTCAAAAGTTGCTGGATACACCTGATCAAAGCCAAACTCGATGCTACCGATGGAGTGTCTTGGAGAACCTTGGTCACCTCCAAGCAATCACTTTGAATCGTCACTCTTTGGTACCCGCAACCTTGAAAAAGAACCAGATCATCTAAAATACTTCATAATTCGACATCAAAAACtgaaaactaatatttaatctatTAATGATGAGAGTTTAGTTTGAGGTATAATGTATACATGGTGATGATTTGTTGctttaaaaagaaattcattatttataaaaaaaaagtctgACGTATTAAGTGTATTAAAAGTTCCGCCGCCGCCATTGTCAATCCATCCATCCACTTGTCTGttcttttgaaatcatcaaAATGTAGTCTCTAGCAAATGCTTGGAAGTTAtgcaatatatacatatatataaaataaattctatccTCACTCCTCGGTGTCCAACTACTTAATGTCTGCCCATTACATTAACAAAATGCTACATCAAAACCCTAATTTGCATTTGTGCTTATCATGTCTCTATCCTATCTTGTCCCCCAAAATCAATGTGTCATTCGAGTacatgaaaacttttaaaataacccttttacttttataaatacaaattatatttatatttttgttgacTTCATATGAATTGAATACAggatgtattttaattttaaaaaaaatttatgatcaTATTATCCAAAAAcatttagtaataaataaaGTTGATGCATAATGGGGGTGCAACTCTGTGTGAAAGAAGCAATCCTCTCCAATGGGTAAGGACAAAAAGCTTCAAAGGTATGATACATGTCAAATTGGTGGTCGTCGTTGGTTGTTTCGGTTGCAatttaaaagcaaaaacaatggcaTTAGTCAACTCTGCCTTTCTATTAGTCAACCATGCTTTAAAGCCATAACCAAAATTGGTGTCCAAAGTGTCACCTCCACTACCCTTTTTTTGTCCTATGACATGATTAATCTTATTCTTATTAGATAATTACTAACTAAATTTAGTATTAAAGAATCACTTAAGTAGGGGTGGAGGTGtgcataaatatataaaatcggATGGaatcgaaattttaaaaaataatttattcggTGAAgtttaacattaattaaaatatttaaaaatatttttacaaattacataaatttagtGATACTACttaaaatatttctattaatttttatactatctaAAACACCTTAAAGACTCCATTAGGAgttgattttatataatatatagatatattaaaattaactacgaaacaatattatattcaaataatagattaaatagttaacaaaataaatcaataagtAGTTGGGTGCAATGGTAAGACATATTGTACTCTCAAGGGGAGAGCGTAAGTTTGAACCTTGAAAATAACATTATTGAGAGAGATAATTTCCGTAGAACGGACAtccataatatcaaaataataataataaagaaaagttGTTAGTATGCCTTGGGACTAAATATAAATTCGATACaattaattgaacttgaaagttttgctaattttattcatcatttttaaCGTATTGaataagtttattaaattatttgaaattaaggATGAGAGTGAAGAAGAATTCATCCAATACAAGTGCCTCCATCAAGGTAGTTCATTTTCTTTACATGTAGATAAATGTCAAAGTATATTCAACTcgataataaatttgttaatcaCATTCATACGCATGTGTGAGAAATTCATTATGACTTAGTTAATTGCTTCTCACCAACGAGATACTTGTGCTTTGAAATTCATTTCAAGACATATGAATCTTTTATGTACGTATGGCCAAATAAAGACAAAAGACCATTCATATTAATTAGAGGTTTCACCAAAATTAAGTAAGAACTCTTACTCTTTTTCGAGATACGttgaaatcatattttataacttttgacACTATCATATGAACCATCaccaattttcataaatacttAGCGTATTTATAACTTTACTAATCTAAATGCTACTTTGTTGATCTATAAATTCTCTATATGTTCGAGGGTAGAGGTTAGAGGTTCAAAGCATGCCATGAACACACTATATCTATATAAAACTCCATCATTTCACTCTAGAGTTGCTTCAATAGATACTCATATGCTTTCTTCAAAACTTGAAGATATATTGATTGTTCaacaatatttaaaagaaaaatacactATTTATATGATGTTTCACATCAACAAGATATAAATCTATGTTTGGCACCACGAAAAGTTTTAACTTGATCCCTTATAAAATTGTAGCTTGatatactaaatataataacattttttacttgaatattattcattattatcaactaaagttttatttatttatttatcttttcaataaattaaaatgaatatattaattttaatttttaaatttgcaataatttcaataaaatcaaattagtataagcacaaaattaaatagttaactcactctattttaataattagtattttttatacaatatattcataattcttttttaatccttaaataggaggataaacgCACTTCAGCACGCTCGAACTGATGCCAACTGAACTAAAacctaatcaaaataaatttgataaaaaaccCACACATTTACATATGATGAATATAGAAacccaaaattcctaaaaattcTCAAAACAGTTACCATATTTAACATAAAGTTATAAACATTTAAGTTTGAATTACACtgcataattttattctttttggtgataagcataattttattttcagttaTACACTATATAAGTGATTAATAGTATCAGAGGGCCCTAAAATCACGTAGTTCATACCGTTTCtatcttaatattttagtcaaaatTCCGGTGTGTCTCAATCAATACTGTCACATATCAAttagtacaaaattttaatattttaaattaattttaatttttatattaaaaactttttataattacaccctaaaacaaaatataattatgtaataaagttattagatttaattaataattttaaaatttttatttaaatgtaaatacacttatatatatattcacatatgaaatatttaaagaaatgatAGTTTGAAGaaatgtatttaaattatttttttccagaTATTTAAGCCGAATTTAAATTGtcaataacattattaaatattattttaatccgaACAAAACTAAAATCAGAGAGTAAAAAGAGAGGAGACGAATGGTCAGTCCACAGGAGGAGTatcaaacaaaaaacaaatgGTGCATTCATATGGTACCGACTGTAGTATTTAGCCTAAAACACAAGTTCCGATGTCGCATAAAGCCTCTTGCTCAACCGAAGTTCATCGGTGGACATGTGTTAACACACTTCAACACTAACCTTCACCGCCAACCGCTAACCGACTCCTAAGAATCTTTGTCATTTTGTCTCGCTTTCTCTCTCCTCTAAAcccaaaattaataacaaaaccTTTATCAACAATGATTTATGCACACCAAAactatattttcatttcttaGTATGTATAAATTGTTGGTAATGCAAAGGGTGGTTGTTAGTGGATTCGTCTCTTGCCTATTCTAGTTCGTGTTTTGACACATACCATGTGTATATCGTCttcgataaaaattttattaatttttcagaaaatagtatttttaaacaattttattattcgGTTTTAGTGTTATGAAATAGTGGAACTGTCCCTGCgttttttactctttttctctttttatttactcttttgcccactttcatttcaatttcctcGCACAGGAACATTCtctaatcaaatttcatattttttattcagATCGATGTACGAATTCAtttctaaaacaataaatttccttttatttcttaatttcttatttattttccagTGATGCTAACAAATTTGTTTTGGAGTAACTTATTTTccaacatatattatatattaatagaGACTAAGAAGAAAACCCTACGAGCTTCTATATTTTGACTATGCAATACGCATAATACAGAAATAGAACCAGCCAAAGGCAAGGTATATATATCTTCAGATGACTTGACGACGTAGCTCTTCTTGACTAATAAAGGTGCCATGGAATCCATAAGGAACCCTACTAGGCAACCTTATAGCAGCCACTTGTTCCATGTTCGAACCTTTCACTATCACCATCTCCGACATTTCCTTCTTCTCATCTCTCACCAATCCCATTATATATCCTTCATCTTCATTACCGTTTCTGTTACACGTTTGTTTTTTGTCGGGCACAAAAAATGGTTCACCCCCATAACGCCATGTTCCGTACATGAACTTGGTGACTTTACCTGTCTGCAAATCTACTTTTGCCATGCCCGAACACTTTGGCCATGGATCCGCTATTGCCAAATACACGAACCGGGTCTTTTGACCCAGGTATTGTCCGTTCACTTGACCCGCTTCGAGGTTCATCCCTGATACAATTACCCTTTGTGTTGACTGTCTTGTTCTTAAGTTCATTCGGATTTCGGATAGTTCACTTCGGAACGTGTCTTTCGATTCGTTGAAAATGGAATCGGGCGGGTTCATGCAGGACCCGATTACTACTATGATTTTATCACCGGCGTCGGATATTTCTTCCCATGCATTCCATAAATGGAAACAGAAGCAATTCGGTACGTTGATCCACTGGATCCCCGACCCGACAACATCGTTTTGTTGCAATACACCGAATCGGGATGTCTTGTTTTTGTTGTATACAACGGGTGATCCGCCCCGAATCATTTCGGATAACTTGAATACCATTTGGTGATCCGGGATTACTACGAAATTCTCGGTTATGGCAAAGTCGTGAATCATTGTTGCCTGGTCGATGTCCACGTGCAAGTCACCTGACTTCCTTCCGAATTTATCGAACCTGAAGTATTTCAAGTAAGGTTTCTTTAGAACGTTGTAATTCAGGGTGTGCAAATCACCTGTGACTGGGTCTAGTTTTGGGTGAGCGATCAACGGGCAATCGATTTGATCACTGAAGTTGAACCGTCCAATCGTCTCAAGATCACCCTCGCCGGTGATTTTAACGTGATAAGGAAGATCATCTTCGGACATGGCTAACAGTCTACCATTGAAATAAACAAGCCCTGCATTTGCTACACCCGTGCCGTGTGAACCGTCAACTAAGCCTAAACCGGCTCGAGCCATGTACAGACCGAGTCTAGCTAAACCCAAGTGTCCATGCAGCTCACCAATTGGTTTGGGGAACATGCACCGACCGAACCGGGCTTCTTGAACCAATCGGCTGGTTCGAGTATACCTGCAACTATAACTAGCTTTATTTCCAAGCCCCAAGCTAATGGCATGGATCATCCCATCACCGTCAAACAAATGGTGCCCACCTGAGGGTGCAAACATAGGGTTTGCACCGTTTCGGACGTATACGCCGCGTAAGCAAGCTGGAATCCGACCGACCACTTCCAACCCGTGATGGACCGGACACTCTTCAACCGGTGCAAAGTTCCCTGAAATTTGAACCTCCGGGTCAACCATTTTAGGCAACACATGATTTTTTTCAAGTCGCATGATCACGGAGGTCTCAATTTTGTCCAAAGCCACCGCCGCTAGCTTTTGAAACCGGTTTAAATGAACCGGATAGTTCGGGTGTTGTGGAACCAAGACATTACTACGTTCTCGTTGGACCATAGGTTCAACAACCTCGGGATGAGGAGGTGATCGTGACGGCGCCGGCGGTGATAGCAATGGTAACGGATTTCGAGGAACGGTTTTCTTGGCGGGATTGACGATAAACTTGCATGTAAATAATGGGGATTGGGTTTGAGGGAGAGATTGATGTTTGGGGGTAAAGAAGTGAAGTGAGGGTTGCATGGTGGAACGTGGAAGAGAAGATCATGGAAAAGAAATAGAGTAGTGAGGTTAGTTTAGGTTATATGGGGTGGAGTGGACGGGTAGGGTTTATATAAAGCGAAAAAAGTATAGTGTTTTGACATTAATTTTTCAGCTAAATCTGGGTGATAGTGGGTAGAGGAATAAACACGTCAAAGATGAGTTTTAACTTTGAGGAgagtgtatttttatttaattacaagaggagtacaTAGTTCTAATAGCAGCACGTTTATTGCGATTTGAGCTCTGGTCATATTTGGGGTGGTGAGCACCTTAATCATCAAGTTAATATAcgagatttttattttatttttttgcatacTATTCTTATACCATACTATTAATATCTCAATCAACTTTCCAAGCAAAATACATGAATTTAGATTCAATGcctaatttgatatatgaattttgatttagtgtaattatgtacctaaaatatgatttgtgatccatatatatatatatataacttttattttaaattaatgtacacatttaaataaatatatatttattttatattaaatttaatataataatttgtgtATATACTATACCAACGTAAAATTGTACtaatttgataatgttattaatgatttgtaaaattgaataaaatcaata
The window above is part of the Gossypium raimondii isolate GPD5lz chromosome 9, ASM2569854v1, whole genome shotgun sequence genome. Proteins encoded here:
- the LOC105800347 gene encoding 9-cis-epoxycarotenoid dioxygenase NCED6, chloroplastic, whose product is MQPSLHFFTPKHQSLPQTQSPLFTCKFIVNPAKKTVPRNPLPLLSPPAPSRSPPHPEVVEPMVQRERSNVLVPQHPNYPVHLNRFQKLAAVALDKIETSVIMRLEKNHVLPKMVDPEVQISGNFAPVEECPVHHGLEVVGRIPACLRGVYVRNGANPMFAPSGGHHLFDGDGMIHAISLGLGNKASYSCRYTRTSRLVQEARFGRCMFPKPIGELHGHLGLARLGLYMARAGLGLVDGSHGTGVANAGLVYFNGRLLAMSEDDLPYHVKITGEGDLETIGRFNFSDQIDCPLIAHPKLDPVTGDLHTLNYNVLKKPYLKYFRFDKFGRKSGDLHVDIDQATMIHDFAITENFVVIPDHQMVFKLSEMIRGGSPVVYNKNKTSRFGVLQQNDVVGSGIQWINVPNCFCFHLWNAWEEISDAGDKIIVVIGSCMNPPDSIFNESKDTFRSELSEIRMNLRTRQSTQRVIVSGMNLEAGQVNGQYLGQKTRFVYLAIADPWPKCSGMAKVDLQTGKVTKFMYGTWRYGGEPFFVPDKKQTCNRNGNEDEGYIMGLVRDEKKEMSEMVIVKGSNMEQVAAIRLPSRVPYGFHGTFISQEELRRQVI